The sequence TCAAATTTGAGTAGGAAATTGCAATTAATAAAAGGGGGGCTGAAATCAAAGGCAGCATATTTTGTcatcataaaataaatgaactttTGCTGTGTTTATATTATACATATAATACAGCAGGAAGTAAAGATCAAAGCCATGTTTATAAAGGACTTGGCAAGTTGTGTGCTTGGAGGAAGCAAATGGGATCATGGGAGGTACTTAAAGAACGAAGTTTGGGTTTTTAACTGGTGTAAATCAGTGTATCTCCCTTGacttcactgcaagggtggtgATGCACGTCAGTGGAGAAGCTGGTTCAAGGGTTTCAAGGGAGGACAGAGAAGgtacaacaaaataaaatattttttgctacTGAAAAGTATTTGCCTGCTGTTCGCTCTCTATTTCCAAGTACTGGGGATCACTCAGAGGAACAGGATCCCAACTCCCAGCTTCATGAGCTGCCAGGTGTAAAGGTTTGAATGAGGTTTGGAGCTGGTTTCTGCCCTGCTGATTGACGAGTATCAGATGGGGGCTCAGCCTTTGGGAACTGGCATCTTGCCAGCCCCACAATTCCTGAACTATTTATTTGCAGGCTACAAAAATCCCCCAATGCACCCGGTCAATtaaggagaaactgaggcacaggcGGGCAGGATAATTCATCCTGGGTCTTGTAGCAAGAAAAGTTCACTGCAGCCTTTACTGCTCCCTGCCTGAGTTATACCACGCACTCCCAAGCTCACGCAGGATGAAAACTCTTCACAGCAGCAATTTCAGCCCTACGAAGTGCAGAGACAAACACACCAAATACCACCCGCACCCAGAGAGAGAGACTGAAGCAAAGAGGCACAAGACAGCAGCATGGTGAGACCACCCGAGGGACACCTCAGCTCCCAGCGCTTCTGGTGAATTATCCTGCTGAAGGGCAGGTGGGGACTGAGTGGCCTCAATTATGTGTCAGCCTTGGGCTCCAGCTGTTCCCAGGGGGGGACACAGTGCTGGAGGGAGATCAAAACCTCACCAGATCAAAATCTGTCCTGTGGTCACGATGCTGTTTCCACTGACTTGAGAGGCAGCTTCAAGCAAGAGGGTTTGAAAAATCCTGAGAAAAAGTGCAGAACTAGCTGTAGCgtttccctggctgcagggttAGTTGAAGCCAAGTGCCCAGTGGGCTGCGGGACACGTGGGTCCCACCCAGTAGATGGAGTGACAGacctctctgctttgctgagcTCTGTGCAAAGGCCATCGTCATTATTCAGagttattttaatctctttttctccccttagCTTTAGCTACACCGTTCCAGAAGCTTAATCAGGTGCCCTGAGCTGGGTGCCCATTGTTATGTGAGGTGGTGATAGGGAGCACTGGTTTTGCATGGCCACGGGTAGCACTGGTGCTGGAAGGGGACGTTGCTTTGGGCATCACCCTCCCTGGTGAGCTCTGTGCCCGCTCAGCCTCCTCTGCACGCAGAGGACTGCACCCGTTTCACCCGGGCAAACAACTTGCCAAAACTTTAGAGCACAACTCGTCAGACAACCCCAAATGAGCACCCAGTGACACGGGCAccgtggcagggctgggagcctAGGGCTTGACTCCTGAAGGAGGGGGATCAGTCCTGGGAAATCACTGAGGACCATCACCCTTGTAGATATGACCTAGTCCTGCTCCAAGTCCCTGCACAACCATAGCATCCCGGGAAGTCTGCAAGACTTCTGCTTCAGACTCTGACATGCTCCTTGGGTGGGATGAAACCTCACTCATCTGCAATACCTTCTCCAGGTCACAACAGAAGTGGGAGCCCTGGGCCCACGGGGGCAGGTCCAGGTGCCCTTCCCCAAACTGGGAGGAAGGGATGCTGGGGGCGGGGACGGCAATGCTGTTTGGAAACCACTGTGCCATAATCACAGCCTGTTTGAAACAGAGTTGCTTCCTCCTTAGCCTGAACTTCATTAATTAAACTGCTGAATGTAGAATGAATTAATTAAACCAATCATTATCCTGCTATTTTATTCATTTGCTGTTTACTTTGATTGATCATATGATTCTGATTAATAAATATtgaataaatattcattaattGAATTAATTAATCACTGGTTTATTCACCTATCAGTTACTTACTCCTCACCTCCAAGCAGGAGTTGTGTCCTGAAAGTTTGTCCCAAGAAGCAGTTCCCCAGGGGTTCGGCCACAAGCAGATGGGCTGGGATGGGGGACAGTGTCACTTACCAAAAGGCAGGATGAAGAAGAAGGGGAACCAGCAGAGGATGAAAACACCCACGACGATGGCGAGAGTCTTGGCTGCTTTTTTCTCACGGGAGAACTTGAGGAGTCGCACAGAGAGGGAGCTCCTGAAGTTGTGCCCCTTGCTCCTAGTGCTGGAGAGAGGCTCCTCCATTACGCTGCGGCAGTGGATGCGCAGTACCACCTCCATGGATTTATTCCTCTCCTTCTTGACCCCTGCTTCCAAGCTCCGTGTGGTGCGCCTGGCCACCACGTAGATCCTGAAGTACATCACCAGGATGACCATGAGGGGCAGGTagaaggagaagagggaggaaaacaggGCATAGCCCGGCTCTTCCGTGATGCTACAGATGCTCTCATCTGGCGGTGGTGGCTCCTTCCATCCCAGCAGTGGCCCAATGGAGATGACCATGGAGGAGAGCCAGACCACCACGAGGATGACCCCCGCCTTCCTCTCAGTCATGATTGTGGGGTACTTAAGGGAGTACTTGACACCAATGTACCTGTCCACAGAGATGATGCACAGGCTCATGatggaggcagagcagcacagcacgTCCACCGCTGCCCAGATGTTGCAGAAGATGCGCCCAAACACCCAGAAGCCTAGCACCTCCAAGGTGGCCGAGAAGGGCAGCAcggtggtgctgagcagcaggtcGGCAATGGCCAGGTTGACAATGAAGTAGTTGGTGACTGTCTGCAGGTGCCGGTTGCAAGCCACCGAGAGGATGACGAGGATGTTCCCCACGATGGCCGAGAGGATGAAGACAGCCAGGAAGACCCCAACGCCCACCGCCTGCACATCCAAGGCGAAAGTCAGCGTGGTGCCGTTGCCTTGGGGGGTCTCCTCACCTTGCAGCCCCCAGGACCGGTTGGCACCGCTCTGGCCACCCTGTCCCGTCCGGTTCCCACTCAAGCTGCCATTGCTCAGCTCAGGGAAAGTCATTGTAGAGAAGGTCTGGGCTCCATGGAGGGCGAGGAGAAAGCGATGCCGAGGCGTAGCCCCCCCGGCATGatccctgcagcctgctccaggaCTCGCTCCGCACCTTGCTGCCCCGCTGGGTCCCCGCAGCCGGGGTGGAGGGATGGATGAATGGATGGgtaggtgggtgggtggtgggtggggggcagcgGGATGCGCGGCtcctcgccccccccccgcccccagccagCCCGTTTCACGCCGGCCGGCTgcgctgcccccctccccacgccCGGCTCCGGCTGCCGctcagccccgccgccggcccgcccgGGGGGGCAGCGAGCTGGGtgcccccccgccgccctcgCATGCTCCGCGGGCTGCGCTGGGCAGCggccggcagcgcccggcggCTCCGCTCCCTTCCCGCTCGCACCGAGAGCGCCGGGAGGggcgagggagggaggggggctgggccgggggtgTGGGGACCCCGCGCGTCAGGTGCCGCcggaggagggggggaggcgggcggaggaggaggaggaggcggtgGCAGCGCTGCGTGGCGGGACAAGGCGAGCCCCGGGCAGGGTGAAGCcggcggcagccccggcggggggaggcgAGATGGCGGGAGGGGGCAACACGCACTTGGGGGGCAGGCACCCACTGGTGGGGGGCAGG comes from Falco naumanni isolate bFalNau1 chromosome 1, bFalNau1.pat, whole genome shotgun sequence and encodes:
- the ADRA1D gene encoding alpha-1D adrenergic receptor; translated protein: MTFPELSNGSLSGNRTGQGGQSGANRSWGLQGEETPQGNGTTLTFALDVQAVGVGVFLAVFILSAIVGNILVILSVACNRHLQTVTNYFIVNLAIADLLLSTTVLPFSATLEVLGFWVFGRIFCNIWAAVDVLCCSASIMSLCIISVDRYIGVKYSLKYPTIMTERKAGVILVVVWLSSMVISIGPLLGWKEPPPPDESICSITEEPGYALFSSLFSFYLPLMVILVMYFRIYVVARRTTRSLEAGVKKERNKSMEVVLRIHCRSVMEEPLSSTRSKGHNFRSSLSVRLLKFSREKKAAKTLAIVVGVFILCWFPFFFILPFGSFFPSLKPSEIVFKIIFWLGYFNSCVNPIIYPCSSKEFKRAFIRLLKCQCHHRRRPIWRVYDHHWRGASMNSSVQDSETDLRPRINTLNSSFIFNSSLQERASKRRTLSFKGWKMLTPFQKPASTQLKEKMNSLSNKIRGGSSKGGVTATYKTEVESVSIGIPHDFTETIDYQTYDLTDCCGLRETDI